One part of the Xiphophorus maculatus strain JP 163 A chromosome 1, X_maculatus-5.0-male, whole genome shotgun sequence genome encodes these proteins:
- the LOC102222919 gene encoding matrix remodeling-associated protein 8, with product MRLDMNLLLILAVFFLPQAWGQSSRPAVVEAKNITLPAGSEAVLPCHSPRMVWTQDRLKDRQRVVHWDVFHSSPEYSVERILDMSPGARQRVYNGFNKGRVSIPDSAFTDGNFSLIINNVVNTDKGVYTCNLHHHYCQIHESIQIQLNVTKSARKEKRYWDGEKNVLVVLLGSSIVLPCVNRRALWRDGLQEDQQQVAHWDFQPPGVRPNKADRLVDLYASGERRDYGPLFAQSKMRVAEDAFTYGDFSLSISDLMPEDKGLYSCNLHHHYCGLHERRIFRLTVGPSLPREPTTPPRIFLNDELEPKTEEVSEDSPRVVNVFLPEQRGYFVQHLGYFLATFLLLAFIVIAVIVLTRRQKKRGLEYEVGRSVGGTMISEGEIALDCTEMRTYNQDSLNSEFKNNLLKERDMVKECNKEFDGKMWK from the exons ATGCGCCTAGATATGAATCTCCTACTGA ttcttgCCGTTTTCTTCCTGCCACAAG CTTGGGGTCAAAGCAGCAGGCCTGCTGTGGTGGAGGCCAAGAACATCACCCTCCCTGCAGGCTCCGAGGCCGTCCTGCCCTGCCACAGCCCCCGCATGGTGTGGACCCAGGACAGGCTGAAGGACCGACAGAGGGTGGTCCACTGGGACGTCTTCCACAGCAGCCCTGAATATTCGGTGGAGCGGATTCTGGACATGTCGCCTGGAGCTCGGCAGAGGGTTTACAATGGCTTTAATAAGGGACGCGTCTCCATCCCGGACTCGGCTTTCACCGACGGAAACTTCTCGCTCATCATCAACA ATGTTGTAAACACAGACAAAGGAGTTTATACCTGCAACTTGCACCACCACTACTGTCAGATTCACGAGTCCATTCAGATCCAGCTCAACGTCACCAAGTCAG CTCGGAAAGAGAAGCGCTACTGGGACGGAGAGAAGAATGTGTTGGTGGTGCTGCTGGGCAGCTCCATCGTGCTGCCCTGTGTGAACCGCCGGGCCCTCTGGAGAGACGGCCTCCAGGAGGACCAGCAGCAGGTGGCGCACTGGGACTTCCAGCCCCCCGGGGTGCGTCCCAACAAGGCTGATCGACTGGTGGACCTCTACGCCTCCGGAGAGCGACGGGATTACGGGCCTTTGTTTGCCCAGAGCAAGATGAGGGTGGCAGAGGACGCATTCACGTACGGCGACTTCTCACTGTCCATCTCTGACCTGATGCCTGAGGATAAAGGCCTGTATTCCTGCAACCTGCACCACCACTACTGCGGTCTGCACGAGAGGCGCATCTTCAGGCTGACCGTGGGACCTTCGCTGCCGCGTGAACCCACAACGCCTCCGAGAATCTTCTTGAACGATGAGCTGGAACCAA AGACGGAGGAGGTTTCAGAGGACAGCCCCCGTGTGGTAAACGTCTTCCTCCCTGAACAACGGGGTTATTTCGTGCAGCACCTGGGCTACTTCCTGGCAACCTTCCTGCTGCTGGCTTTCATTGTCATCGCTGTCATCGTGTTGACTAGGCGACAGAAAAAGAGAG GGTTGGAGTACGAAGTGGGTAGATCTGTTGG GGGGACTATGATCAGTGAAGGTGAGATAGCATTAGACTGCACAGAGATGAGGACTTACAACCAAGACTCCTTGAATTCAG AATTCAAAAACAACCTACTGAAAGAAAGAGATATGGTGAAAGAGTGCAATAAGG AATTCGATGGGAAGATGTGGAAGTGA
- the aurkaip1 gene encoding aurora kinase A-interacting protein has protein sequence MMFALRVVPRLLSRTTSGVQVHGGIPSSCSSLQQKLRNYSTAADNTPPPRWVQLEPELEEALVPRKLSVSPLESWLSLRYSLPPLLQSAPPQGDVELLQEKLLPPISVPVLEDGEGSATPMRCKNVLEIRRRKMNRHKYKKLQKRTKFLKRKVLESRGRRKQKRFEEDLERIWKRAGLKKAPDGWAAPKIFIKQHGKKRN, from the exons ATGATGTTTGCCTTGAGAGTTGTCCCACGTTTATTAAGTAGAACAACCA GTGGAGTTCAGGTTCATGGAGGGATTCCATCTTCCTGCTCATCGCTACAGCAGAAACTAAGAAATTACTCGACAGCAGCAGACAACACGCCTCCTCCGCGATGGGTCCAGCTTGAGCCGGAGCTGGAAGAGGCTCTGGTGCCACGGAAGCTTTCGGTGAGTCCGCTGGAAAGCTGGCTCTCTCTCCGCTACTCCCTACCGCCGCTGCTGCAGTCGGCGCCGCCGCAGGGAGACGTAGAGCTGCTGCAAGAGAAGCTGCTGCCGCCGATCTCTGTGCCCGTTTTGGAGGACGGGGAGGGCTCAGCAACACCCATGAGATGTAAGAATGTTTTAGAGATCCGGCGGCGAAAGATGAACCGGCATAAGTACAAGAAGCTGCAAAAACGGACTAAATTCTTGAAGAGGAAAGTTTTGGAGAGCAGGGGGAGAAGAAAGCAG AAAAGATTTGAGGAGGATCTTGAGAGGATATGGAAGCGAGCCGGACTGAAGAAAGCTCCGGACGGCTGGGCCGCACCTAAGATCTTTATTaaacaacatggaaaaaaaaggaactga